The proteins below are encoded in one region of Paenisporosarcina cavernae:
- a CDS encoding terminase small subunit — translation MVKLNERQTRFADEYIRLGEVTKAAINAGYSPKTAYAIGKENLEKPSIKAYIEKRLQDLRKQSIAEQDEVLKYLTSVMRGELKDEMLLVVGDETGAAVETHEKRSDTMARTKAAELLGKRYAMWTDKQQIEGVQQVVIQNDLED, via the coding sequence ATGGTGAAACTGAATGAGAGACAGACAAGATTTGCCGATGAGTATATTCGTTTAGGTGAAGTAACTAAAGCTGCAATTAATGCTGGGTATAGTCCAAAGACCGCATATGCGATAGGCAAAGAAAACCTCGAAAAACCTAGTATTAAAGCATATATCGAGAAACGATTGCAGGATTTGCGAAAACAGTCAATTGCTGAGCAAGATGAAGTTTTGAAATATCTTACTTCTGTTATGCGAGGTGAGTTGAAAGATGAGATGCTTTTAGTGGTCGGGGATGAAACAGGTGCAGCTGTAGAGACGCATGAAAAACGTTCTGATACGATGGCAAGAACTAAAGCAGCCGAACTTCTTGGTAAGCGCTATGCAATGTGGACAGACAAGCAACAGATTGAGGGAGTCCAACAGGTAGTGATTCAAAATGACCTTGAAGACTAA
- a CDS encoding PBSX family phage terminase large subunit, whose product MTLKTNVSLKKVVGKGYKEFWNYKGRYRVVKGGRGSKKSTTTALNIITRMMEYPLANTLVVRKVFKDHKDSTYTQLKWATKRLQVDHLWEFRLSPLEIIYKPTGQKILFRGLDNPMSITSITVEVGFLCWAWFEEAYQIVNEDDFDKVDMSIRGELPDGYFKQITLTFNPWNERHWLKKRFFDAVSANVLAITTNYLCNEFLGQDDIELFEWMKEHNPRRYKIEGLGEWGISEGAIFTNWYVNAFDYSEIAKREGVKSAFGLDFGFTVDPSAMPASIVDVKNLEIYVFDEIYEKGLLTSEIAEKIFEKGYQKELIVADSSEPRTIMELRKSGVRRIKAAEKGPDSVRAGIQFIQQFKIIVHPSCVNFINELSNYVWDRNKEGQMINKPIDEFNHLIDAFRYSLEPIRKRTRKLGR is encoded by the coding sequence ATGACCTTGAAGACTAATGTCAGTCTAAAAAAAGTAGTCGGTAAAGGCTATAAAGAGTTCTGGAATTACAAAGGTCGGTACAGAGTTGTAAAAGGTGGCCGTGGTTCTAAGAAATCAACTACAACTGCCTTGAACATTATCACTCGAATGATGGAATATCCACTTGCTAATACACTTGTGGTACGTAAAGTATTCAAAGACCATAAAGATTCAACATACACTCAGCTAAAATGGGCAACTAAACGTTTGCAAGTTGATCACTTATGGGAGTTTCGTTTAAGTCCTTTAGAAATTATTTATAAGCCTACAGGGCAGAAGATTCTTTTTAGAGGATTAGACAATCCAATGAGTATCACGTCCATAACCGTGGAAGTAGGGTTTCTCTGTTGGGCTTGGTTTGAGGAAGCATACCAAATCGTGAATGAAGATGACTTCGACAAAGTAGATATGTCCATTCGTGGAGAATTACCAGATGGATATTTCAAACAAATAACGCTTACCTTTAACCCGTGGAATGAACGCCATTGGTTGAAGAAGCGTTTTTTTGATGCCGTGAGTGCGAATGTATTAGCGATTACAACGAATTATTTATGCAATGAATTCCTTGGTCAAGACGACATCGAACTATTTGAGTGGATGAAAGAGCATAACCCGAGACGATACAAAATCGAAGGTCTTGGCGAATGGGGTATCTCTGAAGGTGCAATCTTCACTAACTGGTATGTAAATGCTTTTGACTATTCCGAAATTGCAAAACGCGAAGGTGTGAAATCTGCTTTCGGACTCGACTTTGGTTTTACTGTAGATCCATCTGCTATGCCAGCATCAATCGTTGACGTCAAAAATTTAGAAATATACGTGTTCGATGAGATTTATGAAAAAGGATTACTTACAAGTGAAATAGCAGAGAAAATATTTGAAAAAGGCTATCAAAAAGAACTAATTGTTGCAGACTCTTCTGAACCTAGAACCATCATGGAACTTCGTAAATCAGGAGTGAGAAGAATTAAGGCGGCAGAAAAAGGACCAGACAGTGTTCGTGCAGGAATTCAGTTTATTCAACAGTTCAAAATCATCGTGCATCCATCATGTGTGAATTTTATCAATGAACTTTCCAACTATGTTTGGGATCGTAACAAAGAAGGTCAAATGATTAATAAGCCTATTGATGAATTTAACCATTTAATCGATGCATTTAGGTACAGCTTAGAACCGATTCGAAAACGCACAAGAAAATTAGGCAGGTGA
- a CDS encoding phage portal protein, with translation MLHYKKLIDEVGISASIVSDIIDAHKNDRDRMFKLYKRYKADIDGPKIFKRETIEYEDFETGGNVRRLDDKVNNLLNNAFDVDIVDTKVGYMFGHPISYNVDNNNESLKNEIETFLLRNNADDVDSEYGKMAAICGISARLAYVDTEGNERIKNINPWEVVFIGEDVHEPEYSIRYYSVGETIYAEFYDDALIYFFKQEKGKQFTELEQQLHLFEYNPLFGVANNMELKGDAEKVLALIDAYDRTLSDASNEIEQYRLAYLILKGLGADEETLQNLKKTGVFELFEKDDDVKYLTKDINDQMIENHLNRLEQNILRFAKSVNFADEDFAGNASGIAMKFKVMALENKCITMERKFVSSLRYQFKVLFSAWASRKGFSKDDYLKVWFGFKRNLPVNILDEAQATTSLKGNVSEKTRLSLLTFVDDVQFELEEMTKDELLYGTKLEPLDGDEDESTRN, from the coding sequence ATGCTACATTACAAAAAACTAATCGACGAAGTGGGAATATCAGCGAGTATCGTGAGCGATATCATCGACGCACATAAAAACGACAGAGATCGTATGTTCAAACTATATAAGCGGTATAAAGCTGATATAGATGGTCCAAAGATATTTAAGCGAGAGACAATTGAGTACGAAGATTTCGAGACTGGTGGAAATGTTCGTCGATTAGATGACAAGGTGAACAACTTACTTAACAATGCGTTCGATGTGGACATTGTGGATACGAAAGTTGGGTATATGTTTGGTCATCCAATTAGTTACAACGTAGACAACAATAACGAATCGCTCAAAAATGAGATTGAAACGTTTTTATTACGTAACAATGCAGATGATGTTGATTCGGAGTATGGTAAAATGGCCGCAATTTGTGGTATCAGTGCAAGGCTCGCCTATGTCGATACTGAGGGTAACGAACGAATAAAGAATATCAATCCATGGGAAGTAGTTTTCATCGGTGAAGATGTGCATGAGCCAGAATATTCTATACGCTATTACAGTGTTGGAGAAACTATTTATGCAGAGTTCTATGACGATGCGCTTATCTATTTCTTCAAACAAGAAAAAGGAAAGCAATTTACAGAGTTAGAGCAACAACTGCACCTTTTTGAATATAATCCATTGTTTGGAGTAGCAAACAATATGGAGCTCAAAGGAGATGCGGAGAAAGTGTTAGCTTTAATCGATGCTTATGACCGAACACTGTCTGATGCCTCCAATGAGATAGAGCAGTATCGTCTCGCTTACCTCATTCTTAAGGGTTTAGGAGCAGATGAGGAAACACTTCAAAACTTGAAGAAAACAGGCGTGTTTGAACTCTTTGAAAAAGATGACGATGTAAAATACCTGACGAAAGATATTAATGATCAAATGATTGAAAATCACTTGAATCGTTTAGAACAAAATATCTTGCGCTTTGCAAAGTCTGTGAATTTTGCAGACGAAGATTTTGCAGGAAACGCCTCAGGAATTGCAATGAAGTTTAAAGTAATGGCTCTCGAGAATAAATGTATCACGATGGAACGAAAGTTCGTGTCGTCACTTCGATACCAGTTCAAAGTATTATTTAGTGCTTGGGCATCTCGGAAAGGATTCAGCAAAGATGATTATCTCAAGGTGTGGTTTGGATTTAAACGGAATCTACCAGTAAATATTTTGGATGAAGCTCAAGCAACAACTTCACTCAAAGGTAATGTAAGTGAAAAGACTAGACTGTCGCTACTAACATTTGTTGACGATGTGCAGTTTGAGCTAGAAGAAATGACTAAAGACGAACTTCTCTATGGAACGAAATTAGAACCGTTAGACGGTGATGAAGATGAATCAACTCGAAATTGA
- a CDS encoding phage minor head protein: protein MNQLEIEELLNKSLAKAESDIEKVFNKRLKTILFQVSEMFRKFERNGELSFTELNKYNRYQKEMKLISDLLTEHYRDLVKIIQEQNEYQYVSKYLMTAYIIEQSVTPAPNMGFSIPSSETIKSVLLNPIAELTLPKVLEAHRNEIVRKINIEIAQGLIAGEGYTDIAKRIERQVGFSSKKARLVARTEAGRSRSIAAEKVFDQATKHATMTKVWASMLDSRVRMSHRKLDADEADKDGYFHYKTWKSKGPRLWGIAEMDIQCRCVVIMKVNGQLPEYRRERDYMDSEYQRKLANRIDDLMANEALTYIQALKRAKKQIQPPSRVIPYISYEEWSKKLSEV from the coding sequence ATGAATCAACTCGAAATTGAGGAGCTTTTAAATAAATCGCTTGCTAAAGCCGAAAGTGACATTGAAAAGGTGTTTAACAAACGATTAAAAACAATTCTGTTTCAGGTATCTGAAATGTTTCGTAAGTTTGAAAGGAATGGTGAATTAAGTTTCACTGAACTCAATAAGTACAATCGATATCAGAAAGAAATGAAATTAATTAGCGACTTGTTAACAGAACATTATCGTGACCTAGTGAAGATCATCCAGGAGCAAAACGAATATCAATATGTATCGAAATATTTAATGACTGCATACATCATCGAGCAGAGTGTAACACCAGCACCTAACATGGGTTTTAGTATTCCTTCTTCGGAGACTATAAAATCAGTTCTGTTAAATCCTATCGCTGAACTAACATTGCCAAAAGTATTGGAAGCACATCGCAATGAAATTGTGCGGAAAATTAACATCGAAATAGCACAAGGACTAATTGCTGGTGAAGGTTATACAGACATTGCGAAGAGGATTGAAAGGCAAGTGGGATTCTCTTCTAAGAAAGCAAGACTAGTTGCTAGAACGGAAGCTGGAAGAAGTAGAAGTATTGCAGCAGAAAAAGTATTTGATCAAGCTACAAAGCATGCAACAATGACGAAGGTATGGGCATCGATGTTAGATTCTCGTGTCAGAATGTCGCACAGAAAGCTAGATGCTGATGAAGCTGATAAAGATGGGTATTTTCATTACAAGACATGGAAATCAAAAGGACCTCGACTATGGGGCATAGCAGAAATGGACATACAATGTCGCTGCGTAGTGATCATGAAAGTGAATGGCCAACTTCCTGAGTATCGTCGCGAACGCGATTACATGGATAGCGAGTATCAGCGCAAATTGGCTAACCGAATTGATGATTTAATGGCGAATGAGGCATTAACGTATATTCAGGCACTTAAGCGTGCTAAAAAGCAGATTCAGCCTCCTAGTAGGGTAATTCCTTACATCAGTTATGAGGAGTGGTCTAAAAAATTAAGTGAGGTGTGA
- a CDS encoding DUF4355 domain-containing protein, whose translation MKYELDQLKTLVEKGDKAALDTYLLKGIEKSDMPSVLTTNAEVKSYIDSEKDKHHSTALETWKSNNLESLVEAEVRKRNPEETPEQKRIRELEEKIANGEKATKHAELKSKAMQYATDNNLPAKFASKYIDKFLGDDESATTATLGELKEDLDNLVREAVDKKFKENGRNLQSGSSGQPTTIKSIQEMAAAHNVRNTNQ comes from the coding sequence ATGAAATACGAACTAGATCAGTTAAAAACATTAGTGGAAAAAGGCGATAAAGCAGCACTTGATACTTATCTTTTAAAAGGAATCGAAAAAAGTGACATGCCATCGGTATTGACGACTAATGCAGAAGTTAAAAGTTACATCGATAGTGAAAAGGACAAACATCATAGCACAGCACTGGAAACGTGGAAGTCAAACAATCTTGAATCTTTAGTAGAAGCTGAAGTACGAAAGCGTAACCCTGAAGAAACACCAGAGCAAAAACGTATTCGAGAACTTGAGGAGAAAATAGCTAACGGCGAAAAAGCTACTAAGCATGCTGAATTAAAATCAAAAGCTATGCAGTATGCGACAGATAACAATTTACCAGCAAAATTCGCTTCAAAGTACATTGATAAGTTTTTAGGTGACGATGAAAGTGCAACAACAGCAACACTAGGTGAACTAAAAGAAGACTTAGACAACTTAGTACGTGAAGCAGTGGATAAAAAGTTTAAAGAGAATGGACGAAATCTACAGTCGGGATCTTCAGGTCAACCGACGACAATCAAGTCCATTCAAGAAATGGCGGCAGCACACAACGTGCGCAATACAAACCAATAG
- a CDS encoding phage major capsid protein: MAEKNIQSILTFPLSLANDGLQFFATQTYTPDDVLMSDAKSGNIPEETGGLIIEDVIKGSTVMKLAKNEPMTKPKKTFSFKAKGAGAYWVSETEVIKTSKVEWLTASMTAEKLAVIIPFSKEFLRYTAKEFFNEVKPLIAEAFYETFDIAALFGTNSPFATHTSGKSIFTGATDAGNLIALGSGDDLQDEVFDAMALIEAGGFNPDGATATNTFKQNMRRAKNVTNGERYYTNLNDLEGMALTYAKPEAFDTTKAAALIGDWDYARYGILQGIEYAVSEDAQLSSVVGADGKPINLFERDMFALRATMHIGYMNVKPEAFAALTPEIVTP, encoded by the coding sequence ATGGCAGAAAAAAATATTCAATCGATTTTAACATTTCCACTTTCATTAGCAAACGACGGATTACAATTCTTCGCAACACAAACGTATACACCTGATGATGTGTTAATGTCGGATGCGAAATCAGGTAACATCCCAGAAGAAACAGGCGGCTTAATCATTGAAGATGTTATTAAAGGGTCAACTGTGATGAAGTTAGCGAAGAATGAACCGATGACAAAACCGAAGAAAACTTTCTCCTTTAAAGCAAAAGGAGCAGGGGCTTACTGGGTTTCTGAAACAGAAGTTATTAAAACTTCTAAAGTGGAATGGTTAACAGCGTCAATGACAGCAGAAAAGCTTGCAGTTATTATCCCGTTTTCGAAAGAATTTTTACGTTACACAGCGAAGGAGTTCTTTAACGAAGTGAAACCGTTAATTGCAGAAGCGTTTTATGAAACTTTCGATATCGCTGCTTTATTCGGTACAAATTCTCCATTTGCTACACATACAAGCGGAAAATCTATCTTTACTGGTGCGACAGACGCAGGGAACTTAATCGCTCTTGGTTCTGGTGATGATTTACAAGATGAAGTATTTGATGCAATGGCATTGATTGAAGCTGGTGGTTTCAATCCAGATGGTGCAACAGCAACAAATACATTTAAACAGAACATGCGACGCGCTAAGAATGTAACAAATGGAGAACGATATTACACAAACTTGAACGACTTAGAAGGTATGGCGTTGACTTATGCGAAACCAGAAGCGTTCGATACGACGAAAGCAGCAGCATTAATTGGAGATTGGGACTATGCACGATATGGCATCTTACAGGGAATTGAATACGCAGTTTCAGAAGACGCACAACTGTCTTCTGTAGTAGGTGCTGATGGAAAGCCTATCAATTTATTCGAACGAGACATGTTCGCATTACGAGCAACTATGCATATTGGCTACATGAATGTTAAACCAGAAGCATTTGCTGCATTAACACCTGAAATTGTAACGCCATAA
- a CDS encoding HeH/LEM domain-containing protein, producing the protein MTTYVKALDSIIKVVDLNGKEQQVTQRAYDVVYKAKGYKLVDGSLDNQKGQEGELVDYFTLSREELEKVKNDDLKAFLDQEEIEYPSTAKKEELIDLVLGE; encoded by the coding sequence ATGACAACTTATGTAAAAGCTTTAGATAGCATTATTAAAGTGGTTGATCTAAACGGGAAAGAACAACAGGTCACTCAACGCGCTTACGACGTCGTGTATAAGGCGAAAGGTTATAAACTTGTCGATGGTTCTCTTGATAATCAAAAGGGACAAGAGGGTGAGCTAGTTGATTATTTTACGCTATCTCGCGAAGAACTTGAGAAAGTGAAGAATGACGACTTGAAAGCATTCTTGGATCAAGAGGAAATTGAGTATCCATCAACTGCAAAAAAAGAGGAGCTAATAGACTTAGTACTCGGGGAGTAG
- a CDS encoding phage head-tail connector protein, which yields MILEYIPTTSEIEEIKGILQWTDTKHDVYLQTMMPMIFEDVQIQTNNDFGGILEDGTIRIPGGVKIYMAKVIEMNMQKASLKSRSMGSVSYSYNLEVPESVKRLIRPYRRAKFRAF from the coding sequence TTGATTCTAGAATACATTCCCACTACATCTGAAATCGAAGAAATCAAGGGCATCCTCCAATGGACAGACACGAAGCATGATGTGTATTTGCAAACCATGATGCCGATGATATTCGAAGATGTCCAAATTCAAACGAATAATGATTTTGGTGGTATTTTGGAAGACGGTACAATTCGAATACCTGGTGGAGTGAAAATCTATATGGCGAAAGTCATCGAGATGAACATGCAAAAGGCAAGTTTAAAATCTCGTTCTATGGGTTCTGTCTCTTATTCGTATAATTTAGAAGTGCCTGAAAGTGTCAAGCGCTTGATTCGGCCATATAGGAGGGCGAAATTCCGTGCATTCTAA
- a CDS encoding phage head closure protein: MHSNEYPHQVTFLEQTKIPDGSGGYEIVWKAVLTISAFMDTPSSGEIFQAQQLQNPLDRNLYYSYRTDIHENMRCAFLAETYELVGKPQDQGGQHEVMKVSLKLVANG, translated from the coding sequence GTGCATTCTAATGAATATCCACACCAAGTGACATTTTTGGAGCAAACGAAAATTCCTGACGGCTCAGGAGGTTATGAAATAGTATGGAAAGCTGTTCTAACTATTTCGGCTTTTATGGACACGCCATCGAGCGGTGAGATATTTCAAGCACAACAACTTCAAAACCCGTTGGATCGTAACCTTTACTATTCTTATCGCACTGACATTCACGAAAATATGCGTTGTGCTTTCCTGGCTGAAACATATGAATTAGTGGGGAAACCACAAGATCAAGGCGGTCAGCATGAAGTCATGAAGGTATCGCTAAAGTTAGTTGCAAATGGCTAA
- a CDS encoding HK97-gp10 family putative phage morphogenesis protein: MSFGHKALERALKRYGEDILEEVRRIIIETASIIRARAKLLAPVDDGNLRDSIEMEISSDGLSAVVKVTAHYAVYVEFGTGIYAVEGNGRKTPWTYYSEKLGRFVVTSGMRAQPYWFPAIDEGQRYFRSEMRKLGR; this comes from the coding sequence GTGTCATTTGGCCACAAAGCATTAGAGAGAGCACTGAAACGATATGGTGAGGACATCTTGGAAGAAGTTAGACGAATTATCATAGAAACAGCTTCCATCATCCGTGCAAGAGCAAAATTGTTAGCACCAGTAGATGACGGAAACTTGAGAGATTCGATTGAGATGGAAATTTCATCGGATGGGTTATCTGCAGTCGTTAAAGTAACAGCTCATTATGCGGTATACGTGGAATTTGGCACTGGAATTTATGCAGTGGAGGGAAATGGTCGAAAAACGCCATGGACCTATTATAGCGAGAAGCTAGGTCGATTTGTTGTCACTTCTGGTATGCGAGCACAGCCTTATTGGTTTCCTGCAATCGATGAAGGACAACGATATTTTCGGTCGGAGATGAGAAAGCTTGGAAGGTGA
- a CDS encoding DUF3168 domain-containing protein — MIQTAMAELQKGIYERLSTDTALAKKVTGVFDYIGEDQLHPYVTVNEPISLPYNTKQSFGEELSIVINSWSTYAGKKESYDILNHCLSALSKKIEMTGFVIKKVDVDTIQVIDDADSRIKHGILRMKYVIQNN; from the coding sequence ATGATTCAAACAGCAATGGCAGAATTGCAAAAAGGCATATATGAACGTCTGTCTACTGATACAGCTTTGGCTAAAAAAGTAACGGGCGTTTTTGATTATATTGGAGAAGATCAACTGCATCCATATGTCACTGTGAATGAGCCAATCTCACTGCCGTATAATACGAAACAATCTTTTGGCGAAGAACTTTCTATCGTCATCAATAGTTGGTCTACGTATGCAGGGAAAAAAGAAAGCTATGACATTTTAAACCATTGTTTATCAGCACTATCAAAGAAAATAGAAATGACTGGCTTTGTCATTAAGAAAGTGGATGTGGACACCATTCAAGTAATTGACGACGCAGATTCACGAATAAAACATGGAATACTTCGAATGAAATATGTTATTCAAAACAATTAA
- a CDS encoding phage major tail protein, TP901-1 family, which translates to MQQGKDTILLVQSTDAALAASGLVIGHLTENSYSIENEIIDEQTKFGRIVGYGQNSESFEFTAFSQSDDPGQKAVLDAIKNKKQLKIWEVDINLNANGKHDSVFGYVIVESVEKSSPQDNFVEISATVQVIGQTQEGEIEPLPAEVIDFARYGFEAPGTSTGEFPDQELAPVTP; encoded by the coding sequence ATGCAACAAGGTAAAGATACTATTCTTTTAGTGCAATCCACTGATGCAGCATTGGCTGCGAGTGGTTTGGTAATTGGTCATTTGACTGAGAATAGCTATTCAATCGAAAACGAAATCATTGATGAACAAACAAAGTTTGGTCGTATTGTGGGTTATGGACAAAACAGTGAATCATTTGAATTTACTGCATTTAGCCAATCTGATGATCCAGGACAAAAAGCAGTACTAGATGCCATTAAAAACAAAAAGCAATTAAAAATTTGGGAAGTAGATATTAATTTAAATGCAAATGGTAAACATGATTCAGTGTTTGGGTATGTCATCGTTGAAAGTGTGGAAAAATCCTCACCACAAGATAATTTTGTTGAGATTTCTGCAACAGTTCAAGTGATTGGGCAAACACAGGAAGGTGAAATTGAGCCATTACCAGCAGAAGTAATCGACTTCGCTCGATATGGATTTGAAGCACCGGGAACTTCCACGGGTGAGTTTCCTGATCAAGAACTGGCTCCAGTAACGCCATAA